The Thermoplasmata archaeon genomic interval GGCCCGGTACAACGCAGCCGGGTTCGACGCGGCCCAGTCCCTGATCAACGCGAACGACGCGCTCACGGCGCACGTGCTCGGCGTCGTGGCGTCCCTGGACCACCGCGAGGCCGTGCGCCTGCATGTGGACGTCGTCCGGATCCTCGGGGACGCCTCCCAGCGGGACGTCCTGAAGCGCGACCTCGACGAGCGCTCGACCTTCGGCTACCTCGGCGCCCGGGCTTCCCGGTCCCACGCGGACCGGGTCCTCCGGGACGCCGCGCGCTTCCTCGAGTGGGTGCGTCGGACCATCGAAGCCTGAGGGGTTCGTGGGGCATGGAGTTCGGGACCGTGGAAGGAACCCGGATCGCCGCCCACGACCACTCGGCACGCCCATATGGGGTCCGGGGAAGGACGCATGCATGACTTCCGGTGCACGTGCGGTCACGGGCTGGAATTGCACCCCGGAAGCGAGGAGTGCCGCGAAGAGGACTGCCCCTGCCTCCACTTCGAGATCGGCTGGGGCTTCGAGGACGAAGTCCCCGCATGACGCTCCGACGCTCAGAGTTCGATCCCGAACGAATCCCGCAGGACCGCGGTCCGTTCCGCGTCCGTCAGGACGCGCTCCGAACGCTCTCGGCCCGTGGTCACGATGAGACGGGAGCCGCTGAGCGTGATCCGACCCTCGGGGGTGACGCGGCTGCAGATCGCGTTCTGGGTGAAGTGCGACTCGGGCGACGTCTGCATCCAGCGGTTCCTCGGCTCGAACTCGTCGAGGCGCCGTGGCAGGAGCGTGAAGCGGTACTCGGGGTTCCAGTCTGCGTGGTCGTCGCGCGACCAGAGGATTCGGCGCGGGCCATCCTCCGTGATCCGGAACCCCTTGCCGCCGTCCGGTTGTTCGTCCCTCGCCTCGAGCCGGAGAGGCCCCAGGAAGAGCTCTCCGAATCCCACATCCGCGAGCCAGGGCTCCTCGAGGCGGACCTGAAGGGTCATGTGGTCGAACTCCGGGGTGAATCCCTCCCCGACGGCCTTCGCGACCCCGGCAGAGAGCATGTCGACCCGGAATCCGAGCCCCCGCAGGAGGAGGGCGAAGAGACCGTTGAGCTCGCAGCAGTACCCGCCGCGCCGCCCTTCCACGATCTTCCGCTCGAGGGATCGTGGGTCCAGCACGATGGGGCGGCCCAACGGGATGTCGAGGTTCTCGAAGGGCACGGTCCGAAGATGGGCCAGGTGCAGGTCCCGCAGCGTGGCGAGGGTGGGCTCCCGGGAACCGCGGTAGTCGATCCGACCCAGGTATGCGTCCACGTCGACGTCCAAGGATCTCCGCCTCGCCCGCCTGCAGACCAAGCCGGCGCGCCCCTTCAACCTTGAGTGCCCGCAGGTTGCCGTGAGGGACCCAGCCTACACACAAGCGGTTCTCTCGGAGGAGGTCGAGCTCACCGCGGAGGATCGGCGGCAGCTTGGGCCCCGCATGAGCGAGGTCCGTTCCCTGTCGACCCGGCATGGAGGCATGTTCCTCAACGCCGTTGAAATCTCCTCAAGTACCGACGAAAACGAAAGGTGACCGGATTGCGATCCGGTCGTTCGGGGTTCTTCCCATGAAGATGTTCAGAACTGCTCGAAGGTCGGCAGCGTCTCGGTGGACTTCACGCCGGACACGCCCTGGACCCGCTTCACGATCGAGGAGAACATGTCGTTCCGGTTCTCCGCCCCGATGCGGGCAATGACGTCCAAGTCGCCGGTCGTGCCGATCAGGTTCTCGACGCCGGCGAGCTTGCTCAGCTCACTCGTGGACCGCGCCGGGTCGAGGCTCCGGATGAGCACGTACGCGCTCGCCGGGTGGCTCTTCTTCTCCGGGCTCTTCCAGTTCTGGAGTCCCGGGTACGCGCGGA includes:
- a CDS encoding HEPN domain-containing protein, translated to MARTVRREAASAYLAQAREFLASARSNLEEARYNAAGFDAAQSLINANDALTAHVLGVVASLDHREAVRLHVDVVRILGDASQRDVLKRDLDERSTFGYLGARASRSHADRVLRDAARFLEWVRRTIEA
- a CDS encoding arylamine N-acetyltransferase is translated as MDVDVDAYLGRIDYRGSREPTLATLRDLHLAHLRTVPFENLDIPLGRPIVLDPRSLERKIVEGRRGGYCCELNGLFALLLRGLGFRVDMLSAGVAKAVGEGFTPEFDHMTLQVRLEEPWLADVGFGELFLGPLRLEARDEQPDGGKGFRITEDGPRRILWSRDDHADWNPEYRFTLLPRRLDEFEPRNRWMQTSPESHFTQNAICSRVTPEGRITLSGSRLIVTTGRERSERVLTDAERTAVLRDSFGIEL
- a CDS encoding Lrp/AsnC ligand binding domain-containing protein → MTTDLNGESIILLKVAPGGVERTLKTIREQPHVTKAEAVLGQHDVAVEASFKSMDELQKFTAHVQAMDSVRELRAYPGLQNWKSPEKKSHPASAYVLIRSLDPARSTSELSKLAGVENLIGTTGDLDVIARIGAENRNDMFSSIVKRVQGVSGVKSTETLPTFEQF